Proteins from one Mycobacterium adipatum genomic window:
- a CDS encoding type VII secretion target, which translates to MGLLESARMDAAAVRDIARRYDDTAERVDAALRRCQAALGFTAARAGREYTDCGAHVRNAVDDTLSALGGWSRSCGDIAAQLRLSADDYAQIDDRAAGRIG; encoded by the coding sequence ATGGGACTTCTCGAATCGGCGCGAATGGATGCCGCCGCGGTACGCGATATCGCGCGCCGCTACGACGACACCGCTGAGCGGGTGGATGCGGCATTGCGGCGCTGCCAGGCGGCGCTGGGATTCACCGCCGCACGAGCCGGGCGCGAGTACACCGACTGTGGCGCCCACGTGCGCAACGCCGTCGACGACACCCTGAGCGCACTGGGCGGTTGGTCTCGCAGCTGTGGCGACATAGCCGCTCAATTACGGCTCTCCGCCGACGATTACGCGCAGATCGATGATCGCGCCGCGGGCCGGATCGGGTGA
- a CDS encoding DEAD/DEAH box helicase, with translation MSTFADLGLPEAVVTTLAANGIESPFPIQTATLPDSLAGRDVLGRGRTGSGKTYAFLLPVVARLSASATPRRSGRPRALILAPTRELATQIEASLAPLAKATGLRSVTVFGGVGAQPQINKLREGVDIVIACPGRLEDHVKSGHADLSAVEITVLDEADHMADLGFLPPVKRLLDRTPRDCQRLLFSATLDGGVDVLVQRYLRDPIVHSVDSEQSPVSTLVHHVLHVDGAARFDVLADLAASPGRTIVFARTKYGAKGLARKLNSRGVPAVELHGNLSQNARTRNLGAFSDGSAQVLVATDIAARGIHVDDVNLVVHADPPVEHKAYLHRSGRTARAGNDGTVVTLMVDDQVADVRVLTRKAGVKPTITKFSGASHPVLQEIAPGERSFTGGLVVDTPEPPARTAQQPGRRRRPQRHNGSGAAGSGGTGHSGGGHSGGGRGRGGQRRSGSGTARTGTR, from the coding sequence TTGTCTACGTTTGCCGACCTCGGCTTGCCTGAGGCCGTTGTCACCACACTCGCCGCCAATGGCATCGAGTCCCCCTTCCCCATTCAAACCGCGACGCTGCCCGACTCGCTGGCCGGGCGCGACGTGCTCGGCCGCGGTCGTACCGGATCCGGCAAGACCTACGCATTCCTGCTGCCCGTCGTGGCCCGACTGTCGGCATCGGCCACGCCCCGGCGATCCGGGCGACCCCGCGCGCTGATCCTGGCACCGACCCGCGAACTGGCCACCCAGATCGAGGCCTCGCTGGCACCGTTGGCCAAGGCGACCGGCCTGCGTTCGGTGACCGTGTTCGGTGGCGTCGGCGCCCAGCCGCAGATCAACAAGCTGCGCGAGGGCGTCGACATCGTCATCGCCTGCCCCGGCCGCCTGGAAGACCACGTCAAGTCCGGCCATGCCGATCTGTCGGCGGTGGAGATCACCGTGCTCGACGAGGCCGACCACATGGCCGATCTCGGCTTCCTGCCGCCGGTGAAGCGGCTGTTGGACCGCACCCCGCGGGACTGCCAGCGGCTGCTGTTCTCGGCCACCCTCGACGGTGGTGTGGACGTGCTGGTCCAGCGCTACCTGCGCGATCCGATCGTGCACAGCGTGGACTCCGAGCAGTCGCCGGTCTCCACGCTGGTCCACCATGTGTTGCACGTCGACGGCGCGGCACGTTTCGACGTGTTGGCCGACCTGGCCGCATCACCGGGGCGCACCATCGTGTTCGCCCGCACCAAGTACGGCGCCAAAGGCCTTGCCCGCAAGCTGAACTCACGCGGCGTCCCGGCAGTCGAACTGCACGGCAACCTGTCCCAGAACGCGCGCACCCGTAACCTCGGGGCATTCTCCGACGGCTCCGCCCAGGTCCTCGTCGCGACCGATATCGCCGCGCGCGGCATCCACGTCGACGATGTCAACCTGGTGGTGCACGCCGACCCGCCGGTCGAGCACAAGGCCTACCTGCATCGGTCCGGCCGCACCGCACGGGCCGGCAACGACGGCACCGTGGTCACCTTGATGGTCGACGATCAGGTCGCCGACGTGCGGGTGTTGACCCGCAAGGCCGGCGTCAAGCCCACCATCACGAAGTTCAGCGGAGCTTCGCACCCGGTGCTGCAGGAGATCGCCCCCGGCGAGCGCTCTTTCACCGGCGGCCTCGTGGTCGACACCCCGGAGCCCCCCGCGCGCACCGCGCAGCAGCCCGGGCGTCGTCGTCGGCCTCAGCGCCACAACGGTTCCGGCGCTGCCGGTTCGGGCGGCACCGGCCATAGCGGCGGCGGTCACAGTGGCGGCGGCCGCGGCCGCGGCGGACAGCGGCGCAGCGGCTCCGGAACGGCACGCACCGGCACGCGCTGA
- the glmM gene encoding phosphoglucosamine mutase produces the protein MARLFGTDGVRGVANRDLTAELALALGSAAARRLASAGTARRRVAVVGRDPRASGEMLEAAVIAGLTSEGIDALRVGVLPTPAVAYLTSAYDADFGIMISASHNPMPDNGIKIFGPGGHKLDDATEDRIEELVSSGPGSRPVGAEIGRVLDAEDALDRYLRHVAKAVTTRLDGVKVVVDCANGAAFAAAPLAYRAAGAEVITLNAEPNGLNINDRCGSTHMEELQQAVLTHGADLGLAHDGDADRCLAVDADGAIVDGDAIMVLMALAMREAGELASNTLVATVMSNLGLHLAMRAAGIEVRTTAVGDRYVLEELRAGEFSLGGEQSGHIVLPSFGTTGDGIVTGLRLMSRMAQTGSTLAQLCEPMQTLPQVLINVAVADKATVAETATVRTAVAEAEAELGDTGRILLRPSGTEQVVRVMVEAADADTARQLAVRVAESVSQQN, from the coding sequence ATGGCTCGACTGTTCGGCACCGACGGAGTGCGCGGAGTCGCCAATCGCGATTTGACCGCCGAGTTGGCGTTGGCGCTGGGTTCGGCCGCCGCCCGGCGGCTGGCGTCGGCGGGCACCGCCAGGCGCAGGGTCGCCGTGGTGGGCCGTGATCCGCGCGCTAGCGGCGAGATGCTGGAGGCCGCGGTGATCGCCGGCCTGACCAGCGAAGGCATCGACGCGCTGCGCGTCGGGGTGCTGCCCACGCCGGCCGTGGCGTATCTGACCAGCGCGTATGACGCCGACTTCGGCATCATGATCTCCGCATCGCACAATCCGATGCCCGATAACGGCATCAAGATATTCGGCCCGGGCGGCCATAAGCTCGACGACGCCACCGAGGACCGCATCGAGGAGCTGGTGAGCTCGGGTCCGGGCAGTCGACCGGTCGGCGCGGAGATCGGGCGCGTCCTCGACGCCGAGGACGCCCTGGATCGCTACCTGCGCCACGTCGCGAAGGCCGTCACCACCCGGCTCGACGGCGTCAAAGTGGTGGTGGACTGTGCCAACGGGGCGGCCTTCGCGGCGGCGCCGCTGGCCTATCGCGCCGCCGGTGCCGAGGTCATCACCCTGAACGCCGAGCCAAATGGTCTCAACATCAACGACCGCTGCGGATCCACCCACATGGAGGAGTTGCAGCAGGCCGTGCTCACGCACGGCGCCGACCTGGGGCTGGCCCACGACGGCGACGCCGACCGGTGCCTGGCCGTCGATGCCGACGGGGCAATCGTCGACGGGGACGCCATCATGGTGCTGATGGCGCTGGCCATGCGCGAAGCCGGTGAACTGGCCTCCAACACGTTGGTCGCCACCGTGATGAGCAATCTGGGGCTGCATCTGGCGATGCGGGCGGCCGGTATCGAGGTGCGCACCACGGCGGTCGGTGACCGGTACGTGCTCGAAGAACTGCGCGCCGGTGAGTTCTCGCTGGGTGGCGAGCAGTCCGGCCATATCGTGCTGCCGAGCTTCGGCACCACCGGTGACGGGATCGTCACGGGACTGCGGTTGATGTCGCGGATGGCGCAGACCGGGTCCACGCTGGCCCAGCTGTGCGAACCGATGCAGACCCTGCCGCAGGTGCTGATCAATGTCGCGGTCGCCGACAAGGCGACCGTCGCCGAAACCGCCACCGTGCGCACGGCGGTTGCCGAGGCCGAGGCCGAGCTCGGCGATACTGGCCGGATCCTGCTTCGCCCGTCGGGAACCGAGCAGGTCGTGCGGGTGATGGTGGAAGCGGCCGACGCGGATACGGCACGCCAGCTGGCGGTACGCGTCGCCGAATCGGTCAGCCAACAGAACTGA